One Diabrotica virgifera virgifera chromosome 3, PGI_DIABVI_V3a genomic window carries:
- the LOC114328976 gene encoding zinc finger CCCH domain-containing protein 11A isoform X2, producing MTDLDSPKKNNDCYFYYYSTCSKGDSCIFRHEPSALGCETMCSFWKEGKCFNIQCNFRHMELRKNRKAIPCYWESQPGGCLKGHCSFLHQNPRPVDAVNRSYLSTAESVGNLNNSERNVTVGEDLVVNFEEESDNESMPTYSPAKHKERICTVKSLEEIRLEKIQAESAAYYSYSDDSFQYDGQANMMRERIFSRMQNKLPTERTVVIPKRQNDSQFVPTLPKKRRLVFHNEDGNLEIRINKGKNKLMPKTNSIHKLERTIENHLYRQTNHKKSLPVNTETNLEDIKIKTLDEIRRERKTKEETVVTSNDENEVTSTCMDVDCQSIEKPSLQESTDTSSKKIVLKRLPIIIDTPQNVVLSDGNESTNNNLVVKRLPIIDTPQNVVLSDSNKSTNNNVVSSNVSRLSESKVTQKQCETESASSKLEETLLMEEDDLDDDTVMLKAEEELLNEVDDEWED from the exons GGAGATAGTTGTATATTTCGCCATGAACCATCTGCCTTAGGTTGTGAAACCATGTGCAGTTTTTGGAAGGAAGGCAAGTGTTTTAACATCCAATGTAATTTCCGACATATGGAACTAAGaaaaaacagaaaagctataCCGTGTTATTGGGAGAGTCAACCAGGAGGTTGCTTAAAAGGACATTGCTCATTTTTACATCAGAATCCAAGACCCGTAGATGCTGTTAATAGATCATATTTATCTACAG ccgAGTCTGTAGGCAATTTAAATAATAGTGAACGAAATGTAACCGTAGGAGAGGACCTAGTCGTAAATTTTGAAGAAG AGTCAGATAATGAGTCTATGCCCACATACTCGCCCGCAAAACACAAGGAACGCATTTGCACAGTGAAATCTTTGGAAGAGATCAGGCTAGAGAAGATACAAGCAGAATCAGCTGCTTACTATTCATATTCAG ATGATTCTTTCCAATATGACGGTCAAGCTAATATGATGAGAGAGAGGATATTTTCGAGAATGCAAAATAAACTACCAACAGAAAGGACAGTTGTTATACCCAAAAGGCAAAATGACAGTCAGTTTGTCCCTACATTAC CGAAGAAACGAAGACTCGTTTTCCACAATGAAGATGGTAATCTTGAGATTAGAATAAATAAAGGAAAAAACAAGCTTATGCCGAAAACAAATTCGATACATAAATTGGAAAGAACAATTGAAAATCATTTATATCGACAAACAAACCATAAAAAATCACTTCCTGTTAATACTGAAACAAACTTAGAGGATATCAAAATAAAAACTTTGGATGAAATACGGAGAGAACGAAAGACTAAAGAAGAAACAGTGGTAACGTCAAATGATGAAAACGAAGTAACTAGCACATGTATGGATGTTGATTGTCAAAGCATAGAGAAACCATCTCTCCAGGAGAGTACTGATACTAGTAGTAAGAAGATTGTTCTTAAGAGATTACCAATAATTATAGATACACCTCAGAATGTAGTTTTAAGTGATGGTAATGAGTCTACAAATAATAATTTGGTTGTTAAGAGATTGCCTATTATAGATACTCCTCAAAATGTAGTCTTAAGTGATAGTAATAAGTCCACAAATAATAATGTTGTTTCTAGTAATGTAAGTAGATTAAGTGAATCTAAAGTTACCCAAAAGCAATGTGAAACGGAAAGTGCAAGTAGTAAACTGGAGGAAACACTGTTGATGGAAGAGGATGATCTTGACGATGATACGGTTATGTTAAAAGCAGAAGAGGAGTTACTCAATGAAGTAGATGATGAATGGGAAGATTAA
- the LOC114328976 gene encoding zinc finger CCCH domain-containing protein 11A isoform X1, producing MPGENFYCLDNFFKKMTDLDSPKKNNDCYFYYYSTCSKGDSCIFRHEPSALGCETMCSFWKEGKCFNIQCNFRHMELRKNRKAIPCYWESQPGGCLKGHCSFLHQNPRPVDAVNRSYLSTAESVGNLNNSERNVTVGEDLVVNFEEESDNESMPTYSPAKHKERICTVKSLEEIRLEKIQAESAAYYSYSDDSFQYDGQANMMRERIFSRMQNKLPTERTVVIPKRQNDSQFVPTLPKKRRLVFHNEDGNLEIRINKGKNKLMPKTNSIHKLERTIENHLYRQTNHKKSLPVNTETNLEDIKIKTLDEIRRERKTKEETVVTSNDENEVTSTCMDVDCQSIEKPSLQESTDTSSKKIVLKRLPIIIDTPQNVVLSDGNESTNNNLVVKRLPIIDTPQNVVLSDSNKSTNNNVVSSNVSRLSESKVTQKQCETESASSKLEETLLMEEDDLDDDTVMLKAEEELLNEVDDEWED from the exons GGAGATAGTTGTATATTTCGCCATGAACCATCTGCCTTAGGTTGTGAAACCATGTGCAGTTTTTGGAAGGAAGGCAAGTGTTTTAACATCCAATGTAATTTCCGACATATGGAACTAAGaaaaaacagaaaagctataCCGTGTTATTGGGAGAGTCAACCAGGAGGTTGCTTAAAAGGACATTGCTCATTTTTACATCAGAATCCAAGACCCGTAGATGCTGTTAATAGATCATATTTATCTACAG ccgAGTCTGTAGGCAATTTAAATAATAGTGAACGAAATGTAACCGTAGGAGAGGACCTAGTCGTAAATTTTGAAGAAG AGTCAGATAATGAGTCTATGCCCACATACTCGCCCGCAAAACACAAGGAACGCATTTGCACAGTGAAATCTTTGGAAGAGATCAGGCTAGAGAAGATACAAGCAGAATCAGCTGCTTACTATTCATATTCAG ATGATTCTTTCCAATATGACGGTCAAGCTAATATGATGAGAGAGAGGATATTTTCGAGAATGCAAAATAAACTACCAACAGAAAGGACAGTTGTTATACCCAAAAGGCAAAATGACAGTCAGTTTGTCCCTACATTAC CGAAGAAACGAAGACTCGTTTTCCACAATGAAGATGGTAATCTTGAGATTAGAATAAATAAAGGAAAAAACAAGCTTATGCCGAAAACAAATTCGATACATAAATTGGAAAGAACAATTGAAAATCATTTATATCGACAAACAAACCATAAAAAATCACTTCCTGTTAATACTGAAACAAACTTAGAGGATATCAAAATAAAAACTTTGGATGAAATACGGAGAGAACGAAAGACTAAAGAAGAAACAGTGGTAACGTCAAATGATGAAAACGAAGTAACTAGCACATGTATGGATGTTGATTGTCAAAGCATAGAGAAACCATCTCTCCAGGAGAGTACTGATACTAGTAGTAAGAAGATTGTTCTTAAGAGATTACCAATAATTATAGATACACCTCAGAATGTAGTTTTAAGTGATGGTAATGAGTCTACAAATAATAATTTGGTTGTTAAGAGATTGCCTATTATAGATACTCCTCAAAATGTAGTCTTAAGTGATAGTAATAAGTCCACAAATAATAATGTTGTTTCTAGTAATGTAAGTAGATTAAGTGAATCTAAAGTTACCCAAAAGCAATGTGAAACGGAAAGTGCAAGTAGTAAACTGGAGGAAACACTGTTGATGGAAGAGGATGATCTTGACGATGATACGGTTATGTTAAAAGCAGAAGAGGAGTTACTCAATGAAGTAGATGATGAATGGGAAGATTAA